One Chlamydiales bacterium genomic window carries:
- a CDS encoding class I SAM-dependent rRNA methyltransferase, whose product MNKSYPTITLKQEREQSWLFGHPWIFSKALKESYPIPHGSLVTVLNSLEEPLGIGYFQKANTIAIRMMSSLVETIDTSWFLKRFTALKTYREFFLKEETTAYRLCYGESDQIPGLVIDIYNQMAIIQVNTKGIELLLSSILEALSLLDIKDHVVIAESQSAKKEQVLESIQTASKESIIWAKENSLEIAIPLHKAQKTGWFCDQRENRALVTKIVKEHTLHSVLNLFSYTGGFSLAALKGCARHVVSVDVDKNALLLLKEMVERNNLKGRHLEIASDVWEYLRSEKELFDLVIVDPPAFVKQASKKANGMKGYLDLFKMSIPKVKSQGFLMIYSCSYFITEEDLNWILRKAFVATKRTFQTISQLSQGFDHPVPAWFPEGKYLKGFLLKELPPL is encoded by the coding sequence ATGAATAAATCCTATCCCACAATCACCTTAAAACAAGAAAGAGAGCAATCATGGCTCTTTGGACATCCTTGGATTTTTTCTAAAGCCTTAAAAGAATCTTATCCTATTCCACACGGCTCTCTTGTAACTGTTCTTAATTCCCTTGAAGAGCCTCTGGGTATTGGTTACTTTCAAAAAGCCAACACCATTGCCATTCGCATGATGAGCTCTCTTGTAGAAACCATTGATACAAGCTGGTTTTTGAAAAGATTTACAGCTCTCAAAACTTATAGAGAGTTCTTTTTAAAAGAAGAAACAACAGCCTATAGACTTTGTTATGGAGAAAGCGATCAGATCCCAGGACTCGTTATCGACATCTACAATCAAATGGCTATCATTCAAGTCAATACAAAGGGCATAGAGCTACTCCTTAGCTCTATTTTAGAAGCACTTTCTCTGCTCGACATAAAAGATCACGTAGTGATTGCCGAGAGTCAATCTGCAAAAAAAGAGCAAGTTTTAGAAAGTATCCAAACAGCATCCAAAGAGTCTATTATTTGGGCAAAGGAAAACTCACTTGAAATTGCTATACCCCTACATAAGGCGCAAAAGACTGGCTGGTTTTGTGACCAGAGAGAAAATAGAGCTCTTGTTACAAAAATTGTAAAAGAACATACATTACACTCCGTTCTCAACTTGTTTTCATATACAGGAGGATTCTCACTTGCAGCCTTAAAGGGATGTGCTAGACATGTTGTCAGCGTAGATGTCGACAAAAACGCTCTATTACTATTAAAAGAGATGGTCGAGAGAAACAACTTAAAAGGTCGTCACCTAGAAATTGCATCGGATGTTTGGGAATATCTAAGGAGCGAAAAAGAACTCTTTGACCTTGTCATTGTAGACCCTCCTGCTTTTGTAAAACAAGCAAGTAAAAAAGCAAACGGCATGAAGGGCTATCTCGATCTTTTTAAGATGAGCATACCCAAAGTTAAATCTCAAGGGTTTTTGATGATTTATTCATGCTCTTACTTTATTACAGAGGAAGACTTGAATTGGATCCTTCGAAAAGCATTTGTTGCAACCAAGCGTACTTTCCAAACAATTTCTCAATTAAGCCAAGGCTTTGATCATCCCGTTCCTGCCTGGTTTCCAGAAGGAAAATATCTTAAAGGCTTTTTGTTAAAAGAATTACCTCCACTGTAA
- a CDS encoding type II CAAX endopeptidase family protein, with the protein MGNNLTPYDFMSTEEWLGLQQSMLIYSFFIAFIALFIAWKNLFFQVPPVQKNAPSLSFYRMLGAFLVYIIIQLLVIPLFLLGITIKGLISGEKMVTMSAFLVNWLHIAAIFLSMLVIIFYLNRPGKIILKQLFWKKGSFFKDVILPFLYGTLSVLIALPVVKFLGSSIALIVFHFFHYMEPEQLIVKVLKALIDTPLLFSLFAFAIIVLIPFIEEVLFRGFLQTYLNEKWGKKVSYLLSALVFAFFHFEYSLGIGNIEVLSSLFVIGLFLSHLKEKKGTLWAPIGLHASFNALSILALMLGFENVA; encoded by the coding sequence GTGGGAAATAATTTAACCCCCTATGATTTTATGTCTACAGAAGAGTGGCTAGGCTTGCAACAAAGCATGCTTATATATAGTTTTTTTATAGCCTTTATTGCCCTATTTATTGCCTGGAAAAACCTCTTTTTTCAAGTGCCACCCGTGCAAAAAAATGCTCCTTCACTCTCTTTTTACAGAATGCTTGGAGCCTTTCTTGTATACATAATTATCCAGCTTTTAGTAATTCCCCTATTTCTTTTGGGCATCACTATAAAAGGTCTTATATCTGGCGAAAAAATGGTTACCATGTCAGCTTTCCTTGTAAACTGGCTACACATAGCAGCTATTTTTCTATCGATGCTCGTAATCATTTTCTATCTTAATAGGCCTGGAAAAATCATTTTAAAGCAGCTCTTTTGGAAGAAAGGCTCGTTTTTTAAGGATGTTATCTTACCATTTCTCTATGGAACTCTTAGCGTGCTTATAGCGCTTCCCGTTGTAAAATTTCTAGGAAGCAGCATCGCTCTCATTGTTTTTCATTTTTTTCATTATATGGAGCCAGAGCAACTCATTGTAAAAGTACTAAAAGCTTTAATAGATACCCCCCTTCTTTTCTCTCTTTTTGCATTTGCTATAATTGTCCTTATTCCCTTTATTGAAGAAGTTTTGTTCCGCGGTTTTTTGCAAACTTATCTCAATGAAAAGTGGGGCAAGAAAGTCTCCTACTTATTATCAGCTCTTGTTTTTGCATTCTTTCACTTTGAATATTCCCTTGGTATTGGCAACATTGAAGTTCTTTCATCTCTTTTTGTTATAGGTCTTTTTTTAAGCCACTTGAAAGAAAAAAAAGGCACTCTTTGGGCTCCTATTGGCTTGCATGCAAGCTTCAATGCGCTCAGTATTTTAGCACTCATGCTAGGGTTTGAAAACGTAGCATGA